The Nocardioides campestrisoli genome includes a window with the following:
- a CDS encoding DNA-directed RNA polymerase subunit alpha, which yields MLIAQRPTLSEETVDEFRSRFVIEPLEPGFGYTLGNSLRRTLLSSIPGAAVTSIKIDSVLHEFSTIEGVTEDVTEMILNLKGLVVSSEHDEPVTMYLRKSGAGDVTAADITPPAGVEVHNPDLKIATLSDNGKLEMELVVERGRGYVSAVQNKGADNEIGRMPVDSIYSPVLKVTYKVEATRVEQRTDFDKLVIDVETKPSIRPRDAIASAGKTLVELFGLARELNVEAEGIDIGPSPVDEALAADLALPVEDLQLTVRSYNCLKREGIHTVGELISRSEQDLLDIRNFGAKSIDEVKAKLVEMGLSLKDSAPGFDPHAALAAYSDDDDDAFVEDEQY from the coding sequence GTGCTTATCGCCCAGCGCCCGACCCTGTCGGAAGAGACCGTTGACGAGTTCCGCTCCCGGTTCGTGATCGAGCCGCTCGAGCCCGGCTTCGGCTACACGCTCGGCAACTCGCTGCGCCGGACCCTGCTCTCCTCCATCCCGGGAGCTGCGGTCACCAGCATCAAGATCGACTCGGTGCTGCACGAGTTCTCGACCATCGAGGGCGTGACCGAGGACGTCACCGAGATGATCCTCAACCTCAAGGGTCTGGTCGTCTCCTCCGAGCACGACGAGCCCGTCACGATGTACCTGCGCAAGTCCGGTGCCGGCGACGTGACCGCGGCGGACATCACCCCGCCCGCCGGTGTCGAGGTGCACAACCCCGACCTGAAGATCGCCACGCTGTCGGACAACGGCAAGCTGGAGATGGAGCTGGTCGTCGAGCGTGGCCGCGGCTACGTCTCGGCCGTGCAGAACAAGGGCGCCGACAACGAGATCGGCCGCATGCCGGTCGACTCGATCTACAGCCCCGTGCTGAAGGTGACCTACAAGGTCGAGGCCACCCGTGTCGAGCAGCGCACCGACTTCGACAAGCTGGTCATCGACGTCGAGACCAAGCCGTCGATCCGTCCCCGCGACGCCATCGCCTCGGCGGGCAAGACCCTGGTCGAGCTCTTCGGCCTGGCGCGCGAGCTCAACGTCGAGGCCGAGGGCATCGACATCGGCCCGTCGCCGGTCGACGAGGCGCTGGCCGCCGACCTGGCTCTGCCGGTCGAGGACCTGCAGCTGACCGTCCGGTCCTACAACTGCCTCAAGCGCGAGGGCATCCACACCGTGGGTGAGCTGATCTCGCGCTCCGAGCAGGACCTGCTCGACATCCGCAACTTCGGCGCGAAGTCGATCGACGAGGTCAAGGCCAAGCTCGTCGAGATGGGCCTCTCCCTCAAGGACAGCGCTCCCGGCTTCGACCCGCACGCCGCCCTCGCCGCCTACAGCGACGACGACGACGACGCGTTCGTCGAGGACGAGCAGTACTGA
- the rpsK gene encoding 30S ribosomal protein S11, whose amino-acid sequence MPPKSRTTKVRRKEKKNVAQGEAHIKSTFNNTIVTITDPTGAVIAWASAGTVGFKGSRKSTPFAAQMAAEAAGRRAQEHGMKKIDVFVKGPGSGRETAIRSLGAIGLEVGTIQDVTPAPHNGCRPPKRRRV is encoded by the coding sequence ATGCCTCCCAAGAGCCGCACCACCAAGGTGCGCCGCAAGGAGAAGAAGAACGTCGCTCAGGGCGAAGCCCACATCAAGAGCACGTTCAACAACACCATCGTCACGATCACCGACCCCACGGGCGCCGTGATCGCGTGGGCCTCGGCCGGCACCGTCGGCTTCAAGGGCTCGCGCAAGTCCACCCCGTTCGCGGCGCAGATGGCTGCCGAGGCTGCGGGTCGCCGTGCGCAGGAGCACGGCATGAAGAAGATCGACGTCTTCGTCAAGGGCCCGGGCTCGGGCCGCGAGACGGCGATCCGTTCGCTGGGTGCGATCGGCCTCGAGGTCGGCACCATCCAGGACGTGACGCCTGCCCCGCACAACGGCTGCCGCCCGCCCAAGCGCCGCCGCGTCTGA
- the rpmJ gene encoding 50S ribosomal protein L36 yields MKVNPSVKAICDKCKVIRRHGRVMVICENPRHKQRQG; encoded by the coding sequence GTGAAGGTCAACCCCAGCGTCAAGGCGATCTGCGACAAGTGCAAGGTCATCCGTCGCCACGGCCGCGTCATGGTCATCTGCGAGAACCCGCGCCACAAGCAGCGCCAGGGCTGA
- the rpsD gene encoding 30S ribosomal protein S4, with translation MARYTGPMTKKSRRLGVDLVGGDAAFERRPYPPGQHGKGRIKESEYLLQLREKQKARFSYGILEKQFHKYYVEASRRQGKTGDNLLQLLESRLDNVVYRAGFARTRRHARQLVVHGHFKVNGKKVDIPSFQVSAHDVIDVREKSLEMTPFIVARETHGERVVPAWLEAIPSRMRILVHQTPTRAQIDMPVQEQLIVEFYSKK, from the coding sequence ATGGCCCGTTACACCGGTCCCATGACCAAGAAGTCGCGCCGTCTCGGTGTCGACCTCGTCGGTGGCGACGCAGCATTCGAGCGTCGTCCCTACCCGCCCGGCCAGCACGGCAAGGGTCGGATCAAGGAGAGCGAGTACCTCCTCCAGCTGCGTGAGAAGCAGAAGGCCCGCTTCTCGTACGGCATCCTGGAGAAGCAGTTCCACAAGTACTACGTCGAGGCCTCTCGGCGCCAGGGCAAGACCGGCGACAACCTGCTCCAGCTGCTCGAGAGCCGCCTGGACAACGTCGTCTACCGCGCCGGGTTCGCCCGCACGCGTCGTCACGCCCGCCAGCTGGTCGTCCACGGCCACTTCAAGGTGAACGGCAAGAAGGTCGACATCCCGTCCTTCCAGGTCTCCGCCCACGACGTCATCGACGTGCGGGAGAAGTCGCTGGAGATGACCCCGTTCATCGTGGCTCGCGAGACCCACGGCGAGCGCGTCGTTCCCGCCTGGCTCGAGGCCATCCCGTCGCGGATGCGCATCCTCGTGCACCAGACGCCGACCCGGGCGCAGATCGACATGCCGGTCCAGGAGCAGCTGATCGTGGAGTTCTACTCCAAGAAGTAG
- the infA gene encoding translation initiation factor IF-1 produces MPKKEGVIELEGTITEALPNAMFRVELSNGHKVLAHISGKMRQHYIRILPEDRVVVELSPYDLTRGRIVYRYK; encoded by the coding sequence ATGCCGAAGAAAGAAGGCGTGATCGAGCTCGAGGGCACCATCACGGAGGCCCTGCCCAACGCTATGTTCCGGGTCGAGCTGAGCAACGGACACAAGGTGCTCGCCCACATCAGCGGAAAGATGCGTCAGCACTACATCCGCATCCTCCCCGAGGACCGGGTCGTGGTGGAGCTCTCTCCGTACGACCTCACCCGGGGTCGCATCGTCTACCGCTACAAGTAA
- the rpsM gene encoding 30S ribosomal protein S13 — MARLVGVDLPRDKRIEIALTYIYGIGRTRAQELLAATGVDPNARVHTLGDEELVKLRDEIEANFKIEGDLRREVQADIRRKIEIGSYQGRRHRMGLPVRGQRTKTNARTRKGPKRTVAGKKKAK; from the coding sequence ATGGCTCGCCTCGTTGGTGTTGACCTCCCGCGCGACAAGCGCATCGAGATCGCACTCACCTACATCTACGGCATCGGCCGTACCCGCGCCCAGGAGCTGCTCGCCGCGACCGGGGTCGACCCGAACGCGCGTGTGCACACGCTGGGTGACGAGGAGCTGGTCAAGCTCCGCGATGAGATCGAAGCCAACTTCAAGATCGAGGGTGACCTCCGTCGCGAGGTCCAGGCCGACATCCGTCGCAAGATCGAGATCGGCAGCTACCAGGGTCGCCGCCACCGCATGGGCCTTCCGGTCCGCGGTCAGCGCACCAAGACCAACGCGCGTACCCGCAAGGGCCCCAAGCGCACCGTCGCCGGCAAGAAGAAGGCGAAGTGA